The following nucleotide sequence is from Pseudomonas sp. S09G 359.
TGGCCCAGAGCACCGCGTTGACGCTGACCAGCAACGAACTCAACAGCTGCTCACGCTCGCTCAACCGCTCGACTTCTCCTTGGGCATGCACCAGCGCCAGCAGGGTGGCAGCCGCAGCCGGACGCGGATTTTCAGCGACAGGCGGATCGGGCAAGTAGGGATTTTCGTGAACCATCGGCACAACTCTCTCTGGGCGGGCCGCAGGATGGAACAGCGGTCACTACAAGGGGCCACCATGATGGCGAAGTGTTCATTGAGAGAGGCGAATTGCAGTGAAGTTCCGTCAACGGTACCGATTGGCGGTGCCCGGTAAATGACGTCAAAAAGCCGATGAGTGGGAGGGAAGGCCCTCCCACAGCATGGTCAGACCGCTGCAGGACGCAGGGAATAAGTCTTCAATTGGTGGGCAAAATCCCGCAGGGACTGGATGCCGCTGGCCTCGGCCTCATGCACCCATTCCTTGATGGCCGCCAGCATATCGTGGCCATTGGTGCTGGTCTTGAGCCAGATCTGCTGCAGCGCCAGGCGCTTTTCGTAGATCACTTTAAGGGCCTGGCTGTGTTCCAGCATGCCCTGGATGCGCAGGTGGTGGCGGTCGTCCAGCAGGCTGGTTTCACGCGACAGCAAGCGCTTGGCACGGTGGAACTGGTGGCGCACCGAGTGATCGACCTTTTCCAGTTCCTGCTTGACCAGCGGGCCGATCACCAACTTGCGGTACTGGGCCATGATCTGGAAGCGGTTGTTGAGGATCGCCATGGCGGTGTCCATGTCCAGGTGGCCTTTGCCCTCGACGCGGTGGGCAATCGGCGCGACGCGCTGCACCTTGGCCAGGCGCAGGAAGCTGAACAGTTTTATCCACGCCCAGCCCAGGTCGAATTCCCACTTCTTCACCGATAACTTGGCCGAGTTGGGGTAGGTGTGGTGGTTGTTGTGCAGCTCTTCGCCGCCCACGATGATGCCCCACGGCACCAGGTTGGTGGCGGCGTCGCGGCATTCGAAGTTGCGGTAGCCCACGGCATGCCCCAGGCCGTTGATCACGCCGGCGGCCCAGAACGGGATCCACATCATCTGGATCGCCCAGATGGTGATGCCGATGGTGCCGAACAGCAGCAGGTCGATCACGCCCATGATCGCCACGCCCAGCAGCGGGTAGGGGGTGTAGAGCTTGCGTTCGATCCAGTCGTCCGGGCAGTTCTTGCCGTAGATGCGCAGGGTCTCAGGGTTCTCTGCTTCGGCGCGGTACAGCTCGGCGCCTTTGCGTAACACCGTGGACAGGCCCTTGATCACCGGGCTGTGCGGGTCATCGACGGTTTCGCATTTAGCATGGTGCTTGCGGTGGATGGCGGTCCACTCGCGGGTGTTCTGCGCCGTGGTCAGCCACAGCCAGAAGCGGAAGAAGTGTTTCAGGCCGGCATTCAGCTCCAGGGAGCGATGGGCTGAATAGCGATGCAGATAAACCGTGACCCCAACAATGGTCACGTGGGTCATCAACAGGGTGACCGCCACCAGCTGCCAGGCTGACAGGTCAAGAAAACCGTTGTACCACATAGGCTGTATGGCCCTCAGATAAAGAAAAGAACAGCTCATGCATTATCACTAAGCCTACAGAGAAAACCAGCCGCCCTTTCAGATAGGAGTGACGGGATGTTTCTTATTCTATAATCCCCAGCCTTTGTAGGGCGATCGTGTTTTTTGGTTAAGGATTACTGAGCATATGCTGTTTTCATACCGAGGTGCCCTGCGTGCGGGGCTGGTATACCTGCTGGTTTCGATTCTGTGGCTAGGGCTCAGCAACGATTTATTGATCAACTTTCTCGATGACCCGCGGGAGTTGGGGCGCTGGCTGCAGGTGCGCGGGTACGTGTGGGTGGCCTTCAGCGCACTGGCCATTTATCTGATCTGCGCGCGTTTTGCCCGGGCCCATCAGCTGCAGCAACCGCTCAAGGAAAACCGCGAACGCCTGCGCCAGGCTGCGGCGGTGTTCGATAGCACCCGCGAAGGCGTGCTGGTCACCGATGCACAGGGGCTGATCGTGCATGTGAACCGGGCCTTCATGGCGATCACCGGCTATCAGCGCGAAGACGTCTTGGGCCAGCAGCCGAGCCTGTTCAAGTCCGGTCGCCATTCGTCGAAATTTTATCAACAGATGTTCCAGAGCCTCGAGCGCACCGGGGAATGGAGCGGTGAAATCTGGAACCGGCGCAAAAGCGGCGAAATTTACCCACAGTGGCAAACCATCCGCGTGATCCACGATGACCAGGGCCAGGTCAGCCACTACGTCGCGGTGTTTTCCGACATCAGCGCCATCAAGCACTCCGAGCACGAGCTGGCTCACCTGGCCCATCACGACCCCCTCACCGACCTGCCCAACCGTCTGCTGTTTACCGACCGCGCCGAGCAGGCGCTGGCCTCTGCGCAACTGCACAAGCGCGGTTGCGCCCTGTTGTTGCTGGACCTGGACCACTTCAAGATCATCAACGACAGCCTCGGTCATAACGTCGGCGACCAGTTGCTCAAGTGTGTGGGCGAGCGGCTCAAGGGGCTGTTCGGCCCCGGCGTGACCCTGGCGCGGCTGGGTGGGGATGAGTTCGCGGTGCTCGCGGAAAGTTGTCCACAGGTGGTGCAGGCGGCGGCCTTGGCGCAGCGTATGTTGGAGGCGATGAAGCAGCCGTTCATTTTCGATGGGCACCAACTGTTTATCAGCGCCAGCATTGGCATCAGCCTGTTCCCCAATGACGCCTTGAGCGCCGAACAGCTGCTGCGCAACGCCGATTCCGCGCTGTTCAAGGCCAAGAGCGCGGGCCGCGAAGGCTACGCGCTGTACACCGAAGAACTCACCGCCCATGCGCAAAACCGCGTGGAAATCGCCGGCGAGCTGCGCCGCGCCCTCGACCAGCAGGAGCTGCGCGTCTACTACCAACCCGTGCACGACCTGCACACCAGCCGCCTGGTTGGCGTCGAAGCGCTGGTGCGTTGGCAGCACCCGGAGCGCGGCTTGGTGCCGCCGGGCGAATTTATCCCCATCGCCGAACGCACCGGGTTGATTGCCGATATCGATGGCTGGGTGATGGACCAGGCCTGCCGGCAGATGTGCCAATGGCTGGCCGACGGCGCGCCGCTGGGTTTTATCGCCATTAATGTGTCCAGCCGCCTGTTTGCCCGACGGGAACTGTACGAGCAAGTCGCCCAGGTGCTGCACGACACCGGCCTGGATCCGGCCGTCCTTGAGCTGGAAGTGACTGAAAGCGCGGTGATGGATGACCCGGAAGTGGCCCTGGAGCAACTGCACCGCCTGCGCGAACTGGGTTTACGCCTGGCCATCGACGATTTTGGCACCGGCTATTCCTCGTTGCTGCGCCTCAAGCGCCTGCCGGTGCAGAAACTCAAGATCGACCAGGGCTTTGTCGCCGGCTTGCCATGGGATGAAGACGACGCGGCGATTGTGCGCGTGGTGATCGCGTTGGCGAAAAGCATGGGCATGCAGGTGCACGCCGAAGGGATCGAGCAGGTGGAGCAAGCGCGGTTTCTGCTCGACCAGCAGTGCGATTTTGGGCAGGGGTATTGGTTTGGGCGGCCGATGCCGGCAAATGAATTGGATTGGGACCGCACGCCCTCTATCAGAACTTGAAATACAGTCAAATGTGGGAGGGGGCTTGCCCCCGATTGCAGTGTGTCAGCCAGCAGATCTGATACTGATACACCGCCATCGGGGGCAAGCCCCCTCCCACATTTGAATCTCTCAAGGCTTAATTTCAGCACAAGCTGCCAAAATCTGCTCGCAACCCCACGTCCCATCAGAAAATTCTTTCTGGTTATATAAACATTCTTAAATAGTATTTTTAAGAATATCCGCGCTTATCTACTATCGCCCTCACGCCGCAAGCAGTGCCGCCACTGCGAGGCACTATTCATTTCAGGAGCGAGACCATGAGCGCATCTCTACGTAGCGTCGACGGCCAGGACGAAGCAGCCATTTTGCGTGAGATCCAGAGCGCCCTGCGCGATCTGCGGTTTGGCGCGGTGGAAATCACTGTGCATAACGCGCAAGTGGTACAGATCGAACGCAAAGAAAAATTCCGTTTGCAGAACCCGGGTAACAAACCGGCTTAAGCAGAAACGGCGATTCGCATGCTAGACCCGCAACTATAAGAAAAAGCCAACACCCCAGAATTTCAGGAGCCTTCTATGTCGTCGATTCGCCGTTATGCCCTGGCCGCCCTGGCCAGTGCCGTGTTTGCCGGTTCCGCCGTTGCCAAGGACTACGAGTTACTCAACGTCTCGTACGACCCTACCCGTGAGCTGTACCAGGACTACAACGCAGAGTTCACCAACTTCTGGAAACAGTCCCACCCGGGCGACAACGTCAAGATCCAGCAATCCCACGGCGGTTCGGGCAAGCAAGGCCGGGCCGTGATCGACGGCCTGCGCGCCGACGTTGTAACCCTGGCCCTGGCCGGTGACATCGACGAAATCGCCAAGCTGGGCAAGACCCTGCCGGAAAACTGGCAGACCCGCCTGCCGGACGCCAGCACCCCGTACACCTCGACCATCGTGTTCCTGGTGCGCAAGGGCAACCCTAAAGGCATCAAGGACTGGGGCGACCTGATCAAGAAAGACGTGTCGGTGATCACGCCGAACCCGAAAACCTCCGGCGGCGCCCGCTGGAACTTCCTCGCCGCCTGGGCCTACGGCCTCAAATCCGGTGGCAGCGAAGCCAAGGCCCAGGAATACGTGAAAGAGCTGTTCAAGCACGTGCCGATCCTCGATACCGGCGCACGTGGTTCGACCATCACCTTCGTCAACAACGGTCAGGGCGACGTGTTGCTGGCCTGGGAAAACGAAGCGTTCCTGGCCCTGAAAGAAGACGGCGGCGCCGACAAGTTCGACATCGTCGTACCGTCCCTGTCGATCCTCGCGGAGCCGCCAGTGGCCGTGGTCGACAAGAACGCCGAGAAAAAGGGCAACACCGAAATCGCTACCGAATACCTGAAACACCTGTACAGCCCGGCTGGCCAGGAGATTGCGGCAAAAAACTTCTACCGCCCACGCGATGCAAAAGTGGCCGCCAAATACGCCCAGCAGTTCCCGAAACTGGACCTGGTGACTATCGACAAAGACTTCGGCGGCTGGAAAACTGCCCAACCGAAATTCTTTAACGACGGTGGCGTGTTCGACCAGATCTACACGGCGCAGTAAGCCAAAGTACCTGTAGGAGCCCGCTTTCTGTGGAAAGGCGCCTACTGTGGTGAGGGAGCTTGCTCCCGTTGGGTTGCGAAGCAGCCCCAAACCCGGCGACCGAGATGCAGCTGATGCAACGCGGGATCCGATTTGGGAGCGCTTCGCCCTCCAACGGGAGCAAGCTCCCTCGCCACAGTAGGTCTCCTTTGCCTATGTGGTGTGCTCCTACAGTGGTTTCTACCTTTTAACCAAGGACTCTTATGTCGCGTCGTATTTCCCCCGTCATACCCGGCTTCGGGCTGACGCTGGGCTACACCGTGGTGTACCTCAGCCTGATCGTACTCATCCCCCTCGCGGCGATGTTTGTACACGCCGCTCAACTTACCTGGGATCAGTTCTGGAACATCATCTCCGCACCGCGCGTGCTGGCGGCGTTGAAACTGAGCTTCAGCACCGCGTTATACGCCGCGCTGATCAACGGCGTGATCGGCACGCTGCTGGCCTGGGTACTGGTGCGCTACACCTTCCCCGGCCGCAAGATCATCGATGCGATGATCGACCTGCCATTCGCCCTGCCCACCGCCGTGGCCGGTATTGCGCTGACCGCGCTGTACACGCCGACGGGGTTGGTCGGCCAGTTCGCCGCTGACCTGGGCTTCAAGATCGCCTACAGTCCGCTGGGTATCACCCTGGCGCTGACCTTCGTCACGCTGCCGTTCGTGGTGCGTACGGTGCAGCCGGTGCTGGCCGATATCCCCCGGGAAATCGAAGAAGCCGCCGCCTGCCTGGGCGCCAAGCCGCTGCAGGTGTTCCGCTACATCCTCGTGCCTGCGTTGCTGCCTGCCTGGCTGACCGGTTTCGCCCTGGCGTTTGCCCGTGGCGTGGGTGAGTACGGTTCGGTGATTTTCATCGCCGGCAACATGCCGATGAAAACCGAGATCCTGCCGCTGCTGATCATGGTCAAGCTCGACCAGTACGACTACCGCGGCGCCACTTCCATTGGTGTGCTGATGCTGGTGGTTTCCTTTGTCTTGCTGCTGCTGATCAACTTGTTGCAGCGGCGCATCGAACGTCCATAAGGAGGCGCGGAACATGTCCCAATCGTCTATTTCCGCCGCGTCCTCGGCCAATGCTGCCCGCCGTGGCAGCGCAGTGTCGCGACGTATCCTGATCAGCCTCGGCTGGCTGGTGTTCTTCCTGTTCCTGCTGCTGCCGCTGTTTATCGTGGTATCCCAGGGCTTGAAAAACGGCCTTGGCGCGTTTTTCACCGCGATCCTCGAACCCGACGCGCTGTCGGCATTGAAACTCACGGTAATCGCCGTGGTGATTTCGGTGCCGCTCAACGTGGTGTTCGGCGTCAGCGCCGCCTGGTGCGTGAGCAAGTACTCGTTCCGTGGCAAAAGCATCCTGGTGACGCTGATCGACCTGCCGTTCTCGGTCTCGCCGGTGATCGCGGGCCTGGTCTACGTGTTGATGTTCGGTGCCCAGGGCTTCTTCGGGCCGTGGCTGCAAGACCATGACATCCAGATCGTGTTCGCCTTGCCGGGCATCGTGCTCGCCACCATCTTCGTCACCGTGCCGTTCGTGGCCCGTGAACTGATCCCGCTGATGCAAGAGCAGGGCACCCAGGAAGAAGAGGCCGCGCGCCTGCTGGGCGCCAATGGCTGGCAGATGTTCTGGCACGTAACTGTGCCGAACATCAAATGGGGCCTGATCTATGGCGTGGTGCTGTGTACCGCGCGGGCCATGGGTGAGTTCGGCGCGGTGTCGGTGGTGTCCGGCCACATTCGCGGCGTGACCAACACCTTGCCGCTGCACGTCGAGATCCTCTACAACGAATACAACCATGTCGCCGCGTTTGCCGTCGCGAGCCTGTTGCTGATCCTGGCGCTCTTTATCCTGCTGCTCAAGCAGTGGAGCGAGAACCGTATCAACCGCCTGCGCAAAAGCGCCGGTGAGGAATAAGTCATGTCGATCGAAGTCCGTAATGTCAGCAAGAATTTCAACGCCTTCAAGGCCCTGAACAGCATCAATCTGGATATCCAGAGTGGCGAACTGGTGGCGTTGCTGGGCCCGTCCGGCTGCGGTAAAACCACCTTGCTGCGCATTATTGCCGGCCTGGAAACCCCGGATGACGGCAGCATCGTGTTCCACGGTGAAGACGTGTCCGGCCACGATGTGCGCGATCGCAACGTCGGCTTCGTGTTCCAGCACTACGCGCTGTTCCGCCATATGACCGTGTTCGATAACGTCGCCTTCGGCCTGCGCATGAAGCCGAAAAACCAGCGCCCGAACGAAAGCCAGATCGCCAGCAAAGTGCACGAACTGCTGAACATGGTGCAGCTGGATTGGTTGTCGGATCGCTACCCGGAGCAACTCTCCGGTGGCCAGCGCCAGCGTATCGCCCTGGCCCGCGCCCTGGCGGTCGAGCCCAAGGTGCTGCTGCTGGACGAACCCTTCGGCGCCCTCGACGCCAAGGTACGTAAAGAGCTGCGCCGCTGGTTGGCCCGCCTGCACGAAGATATCAACCTGACCTCGGTGTTCGTGACCCACGACCAGGAAGAGGCCATGGAAGTCGCCGACCGTATCGTGGTGATGAACAAGGGGGTGATCGAGCAGATCGGCTCACCGGGCGAAGTCTACGAAAACCCGGCCAGCGATTTTGTTTACCACTTCCTCGGCGACTCCAACCGCCTGCACCTGGGTGAAGACCAACACGTGCTGTTCCGCCCGCACGAAGTGTCGTTGTCGCGGCATGAACTGGAAGATCACCATGCGGCTGAGGTGCGTGATATCCGGCCGCTGGGGGCTACTACGCGGGTGACCCTGAAAGTGGAAGGCCAGAGCGAGCTGATCGAAGCTGAAGTGGTAAAAGACCATGACAGCCTCACCGGATTGGCCCGTGGCGAGACCCTGTTCTTCAAACCCAAGGTCTGGCAAAAAGCCTAAGCACACCGCAAAACCAAATGTTGAAATGGGGTCAATGTGGGAGGGGGCAAGCCCCCTCCCACATTTAGATTTCACTTGGCGTTAGATCGCGGCGGGCTACTGGCCCTGAGCGCTGCTCAATCTGCTGCTTGAGCCCCTGCCGCAACCCCAGCAAAAACGCCAATTCCGCCACCACAAACAACGGCCCCACAATCAGCCCGGACACGTCATCCACAAACGCCGGCTTCTTGCCCTCGTAGTAGTGCCCGACAAACTGAATCACCCAGCCCACCACAAACATCCCGACACCGCTGCTGAGCCACACCAACGTGCTCTGCGCCGCCAGCACGTGCCCGGCCCACACCGATAGGCCCATCAGCACGCTCATCAGCACGCCCAGCGCCAGTTCCAGGCGCAGGTAAAACCACGCCGACAACAGCGCGACAATCACCGCAGGTGAGATCCAGAGGCCGCCCACCGCCCATTCAGGGCGTGATAGCAGCACGGCCACCGCCACCACAATCAAGGGGATGCCGATAAAATGGCTGGCGATATTGCGCGGGTCGCGGTGGTAGGCGGCGTATTGACTGAGGTGGTCGACGAGGCTTTTCATTGTTGTTCCTCCTGTAGGATGTTTGATCATGCCCTGTCAGCCTGCGACCAACTGTCAGCTGGGCGACAATCTTCGGAGTTCTCATGGATGTAGAGCAATGGCGCGCCCGGTTGGCCGCCGGGCACTGGTTCAGCCACTTGCCCGCCCCCTTTCAGCATAGCCTGCTGGCCCATGCGCGGCTGCGGCAGCTGACGGCGGGGCAATACCTGTTCAAGCGTGGCGACCCACCTTGTGGCCTGTATGCGGTGCTCGAAGGCGCGCTGCGGGTCAGCGCCGTGAGTGAGCAGGGCAAGGAGGCTGTGTTGAGCCTGGTGGAGTCGCCTTTCTGGTTCGGCGAAATCTGCCTGTTCGACGGCCTGCCGCGCACCCATGATGCCTGCGCCGTAGGGCCTTGCACCCTGTTGCAGGTGCCACAGCAGGCGCTGCTTCGGGTCCTCGATCAAGCCCCACAGTACTGGCGCGACCTGGCGTTGTTGATGAGCCAGAAGCTGCGCCTGAGTTTTATCGGCCTGGAACAGTTGAGCCTGATGCCGGCGTCGGTGCGCCTGGCCCACCGGTTGTTGATGATCATTGAGGGTTACGGCGACATGGACCCCGCAAAACGCGTGCTGCAACTGCCCCAGGAAGACCTGGCGGCGATGCTGAGCCTGTCGCGCCAGACCACCAACGCTTTGCTCAAGGACCTGCAAGCCCAAGGCATCGTGCGCCTGGGCTACGGCGAGATCGAAATCCTCGACCCACAGCGCCTGCGCGAGGCGGCGCACCCCTGAGGGTGGTAGCCTGCACGTCTGATCAATCGAGGTGTGTTATGCGTGTGCTGCTAGTGGAACATGAAACCGACGAGGCACGGCGGATGGCCCAGGGCTTGAACGAGGCCGGCTACAACGTGGAAGTCGCGGCGAATGGCATGGCGGCGCAGCGCTTTGTCGAAAGCACCGAGTACGACCTGGTGATCCTGGATGTGATGCTGCCCGGGCTGAATGCCTGGAAGTTGCAGCAAGCGGTGCGCTTGAAGGGCGCCACGCCGCTGTTGTTTTTGACCACGCCGGGCGGGATTGAAGACCGCTTGCGGGGATTGGAGCTGCATGAGGACGATTATTTGCTCAAGCCGTTTGAGGCCAAGGCCCTGGTGATGCGGGTGAAGAAGGTTTTGCGGCGGGATCGGGGCCGCTGATTGATCTGGAATGTCTGGTGCCTGAGCTATTGCCATCGGGGGCAAGTCGAATCGTCGCACCGCCCCTCCCACATTTGAATGTATTCACAAATCAAAAGGTGGGAGGGGGCTTGCCCCCGATGAGGCCCTCACAATCACCACAAATCCACCTACCGCAACCCATCCCGAAACTGCCCCGGCGTCATCCCCGTCCAACGCTTGAATGCGCGGTTAAAGCTGCTGGTATCAGCAAATCCCAACAGATGACTGATCTCCGCCAACGAACACTGCGGATCCCGCAGATGCAGCAACGCCAGGTTCTGCCGGCACTCATTCAGCAACGCATCAAACCGACACCCCTCATCCGCCAGGTGCCGTTGCAAGCTGCGCAGGCTCAAGTGCAAGGCCTGGGCGACCCGTTCCGCACTTGGCTCGCCGTCGGGCAATTGCGCCTCGATAACACCGCGCACCTTGCGCTCCCACGTCAGCGGTTGCAGTTGGGCCAGGGTGCGCTTGAGCACGGTTTCGTTGTGTTCGGCCAGCTCGGGGTTGGCGTCGTCCAGGTGGCTGTCGAAATCCTGGGCGGCAAATTCAATCCGGTCTTCCTCGGCGGCAAAAAACACTGGCGCGCGAAACACCGTGTGCCACGGCGTGGGGTCGGCCGGTGGCGGGCGGCGTAGGTACACCGCCAGCGGCGCGTAATCGCGGCCCAGTCGGTTGCGGCAGGTGCGCACATAAATCGCGGCAAACGCGTCGATGGCCTCCAGCGCCGGCGCCGGGCTGCCTGGCGGTTGCAACAGACGGAAACGGTAACGTTCGCCTTCGCGACTCAGCTCCAGCGCCAGGGCATCGCTGACCACCTGGTGGTAGCGCACGATGCGCTCGAACACCTCGCGCAGGCTGCCACTGGCCACCAAGGCATACCCCAACGCATGAAAAGTCGTGGGGCTGACAAACCGCGACACTCGCAAGCCGATCGCCGGATCGCCGCTGGCCTGCACCGCCAATTCCCACAGGCGGGTGGTGGCCGACAGCGGGTAGCGTGCATTCGGGTCGTCCATCTGCTGCGGATCCAGCCCGGCCTGGGCGCACAGCGCGGCGCTGTCGAGGCCCAAGGCGTCGAGTTGCTTGCGCAGGGCGCGGGTCCAGCTGGCGAGGGAAGTGGGTTCGGTCATGACGATTGGCGCTTGCGGTCAACAGGTTGGCGTGTGGGGCTAGCAGGCTGCACGTGGGCCTGGTGCAGGATGGAAGCCTCGATAACCAGAGGATGGAAGCATGGACGGTACTTCTGCAAGTCCCCAGCAGATGAACGCGCAACAGCGTTCGGCGCATATCCGTGAAGTGGTGCTGGCCGAAGGCGTGCGCCTGCGCCAGCAGCACCCCTGGCTGCTGCACCAGGACGCGTTGGGCGCGGGCATCCTGGCCGTTGCCCTGCTGGGCATGCTTGGCTCAGCGGCGCTGTATATCAGCGGGCACATGGCCTGGTGGGTGTGCCTGTTGCTCAATGCCTTCTTCGCCTCGCTGACCCACGAGCTGGAACACGACCTGATCCACAGCATGTACTTTCGCAAGCAGCGCCTGCCCCACAACCTGATGATGGGCCTGGTGTGGCTGGCGCGGCCGAGCACCATCAACCCGTGGATTCGCCGCCACCTGCACCTCAACCATCACAAAGTGTCGGGCACCGAAACCGATATGGAGGAGCGCGCCATCACCAACGGCGAGCCCTGGGGTTTTGCGCGGTTGTTGATGGTCGGCGATAACGTGATGTCGGCGTTTATCCGCATGCTGCGCGCCAAGACCTGGGGCCACAAACTCAAGATCCTCAAGCGCTCGCTGCTGGTGTACGCACCGCTGGCGCTGCTGCACTGGGGCGCCTGGTACATCTTCCTCGGTTTCCACGCTGCCAACGGCATCGCCGGCCTGATGGGCGTGCCGATCGAGTGGTCAGCCGGCACCTTGCAGATGATGCAGGTGATCGACATCGCCGCCGTGGTGATCATCGGCCCCAACGTGTTGCGCACCTTTTGCCTGCACTTTGTCAGCTCCAACATGCACTACTACGGCGACGTTGAACTGGGCAATGTGATCCAGCAAACCCAAGTGCTCAACCCTTGGTGGATGTGGCCGTTGCAGGCGTTCTGCTTCAACTTCGGCAGCACCCACGGCATCCATCACTTTGTGGTGAAGGAACCGTTTTACATCCGCCAGATGACCGCCAGGGTGGCGCACAAAGTGATGGCTGAGATGGGCGTGCGCTTCAATGATTTCGGGACGTTTGCGCGGGCCAATCGGCTCGGTTTTCCACCGCCAGCAGGGTCTCTATCAGTGCCTTCGCCGCAGGCGACAAGCGCACCCCAGCGCGGCTGATCACCCCGCAGCGGTTGTTCAGGCTGTCCAGGGCGGGGGGCAGGTTGCGCCAGTGCAGCACCTGCAACTCGCCGCTGGCGAAGGCGTCGACGAAGGCCTCTTCGGCGCCCAGGCCGATGGCGTCGGACTGGCGCACGATGGTCGCCAGTGCGGCGAATTGCTCAAGTTCGATGGCGGGCGCGAAGTCGATGCGCCCACTCAGGTTGGCCAGCAGTTTGCGAATGCCCGGTGCGATCAGGGGCGTGGCCAACGGGTAGTCGAACAGGTCGTTGGTGGACAGGCTGTCCTTGGCCAACAGCGGGTGCCCATCACGACAGAAAAACACGCTGCGCCGGGGCGTCAGGGCCTGGGTCTGGAAGTTCGGTTCGGCTTCGAAGTGGCGCACGTCGGCGATAAAAAATTCGATCTCTTCACGGCTCAGGCTGCGCCCGAGGCGTTCCCAGTTATCCACCTGCAGCGCGCTGCGCACCTTCGGGTAGGTCGTGACAAACCGCGCCATGGCCTGAGGCACCAGGTTGACGGCGGCCACCGCATCGCTGCCAAACCGCACCTCGCCGGCGTCGAGCTTGGTCATGCGCGTCACTTCATGGCTGAGCAACGCCGCACCCTGCACCAGGCTCAAGGCGTGTTGCAGCACCACCTGGCCTTCGGGGGTGGGGCGCAGGTCTTTGTTGGCGCGGTCCACCAGCACGCAGCCGAATTCC
It contains:
- the desA gene encoding delta-9 fatty acid desaturase DesA codes for the protein MWYNGFLDLSAWQLVAVTLLMTHVTIVGVTVYLHRYSAHRSLELNAGLKHFFRFWLWLTTAQNTREWTAIHRKHHAKCETVDDPHSPVIKGLSTVLRKGAELYRAEAENPETLRIYGKNCPDDWIERKLYTPYPLLGVAIMGVIDLLLFGTIGITIWAIQMMWIPFWAAGVINGLGHAVGYRNFECRDAATNLVPWGIIVGGEELHNNHHTYPNSAKLSVKKWEFDLGWAWIKLFSFLRLAKVQRVAPIAHRVEGKGHLDMDTAMAILNNRFQIMAQYRKLVIGPLVKQELEKVDHSVRHQFHRAKRLLSRETSLLDDRHHLRIQGMLEHSQALKVIYEKRLALQQIWLKTSTNGHDMLAAIKEWVHEAEASGIQSLRDFAHQLKTYSLRPAAV
- the cysW gene encoding sulfate ABC transporter permease subunit CysW, with amino-acid sequence MSQSSISAASSANAARRGSAVSRRILISLGWLVFFLFLLLPLFIVVSQGLKNGLGAFFTAILEPDALSALKLTVIAVVISVPLNVVFGVSAAWCVSKYSFRGKSILVTLIDLPFSVSPVIAGLVYVLMFGAQGFFGPWLQDHDIQIVFALPGIVLATIFVTVPFVARELIPLMQEQGTQEEEAARLLGANGWQMFWHVTVPNIKWGLIYGVVLCTARAMGEFGAVSVVSGHIRGVTNTLPLHVEILYNEYNHVAAFAVASLLLILALFILLLKQWSENRINRLRKSAGEE
- a CDS encoding sulfate/molybdate ABC transporter ATP-binding protein; translation: MSIEVRNVSKNFNAFKALNSINLDIQSGELVALLGPSGCGKTTLLRIIAGLETPDDGSIVFHGEDVSGHDVRDRNVGFVFQHYALFRHMTVFDNVAFGLRMKPKNQRPNESQIASKVHELLNMVQLDWLSDRYPEQLSGGQRQRIALARALAVEPKVLLLDEPFGALDAKVRKELRRWLARLHEDINLTSVFVTHDQEEAMEVADRIVVMNKGVIEQIGSPGEVYENPASDFVYHFLGDSNRLHLGEDQHVLFRPHEVSLSRHELEDHHAAEVRDIRPLGATTRVTLKVEGQSELIEAEVVKDHDSLTGLARGETLFFKPKVWQKA
- the dibA gene encoding phosphodiesterase DibA, which gives rise to MLFSYRGALRAGLVYLLVSILWLGLSNDLLINFLDDPRELGRWLQVRGYVWVAFSALAIYLICARFARAHQLQQPLKENRERLRQAAAVFDSTREGVLVTDAQGLIVHVNRAFMAITGYQREDVLGQQPSLFKSGRHSSKFYQQMFQSLERTGEWSGEIWNRRKSGEIYPQWQTIRVIHDDQGQVSHYVAVFSDISAIKHSEHELAHLAHHDPLTDLPNRLLFTDRAEQALASAQLHKRGCALLLLDLDHFKIINDSLGHNVGDQLLKCVGERLKGLFGPGVTLARLGGDEFAVLAESCPQVVQAAALAQRMLEAMKQPFIFDGHQLFISASIGISLFPNDALSAEQLLRNADSALFKAKSAGREGYALYTEELTAHAQNRVEIAGELRRALDQQELRVYYQPVHDLHTSRLVGVEALVRWQHPERGLVPPGEFIPIAERTGLIADIDGWVMDQACRQMCQWLADGAPLGFIAINVSSRLFARRELYEQVAQVLHDTGLDPAVLELEVTESAVMDDPEVALEQLHRLRELGLRLAIDDFGTGYSSLLRLKRLPVQKLKIDQGFVAGLPWDEDDAAIVRVVIALAKSMGMQVHAEGIEQVEQARFLLDQQCDFGQGYWFGRPMPANELDWDRTPSIRT
- a CDS encoding DUF962 domain-containing protein, with translation MKSLVDHLSQYAAYHRDPRNIASHFIGIPLIVVAVAVLLSRPEWAVGGLWISPAVIVALLSAWFYLRLELALGVLMSVLMGLSVWAGHVLAAQSTLVWLSSGVGMFVVGWVIQFVGHYYEGKKPAFVDDVSGLIVGPLFVVAELAFLLGLRQGLKQQIEQRSGPVARRDLTPSEI
- the oscA gene encoding sulfur starvation response protein OscA; the encoded protein is MSASLRSVDGQDEAAILREIQSALRDLRFGAVEITVHNAQVVQIERKEKFRLQNPGNKPA
- a CDS encoding sulfate ABC transporter substrate-binding protein gives rise to the protein MSSIRRYALAALASAVFAGSAVAKDYELLNVSYDPTRELYQDYNAEFTNFWKQSHPGDNVKIQQSHGGSGKQGRAVIDGLRADVVTLALAGDIDEIAKLGKTLPENWQTRLPDASTPYTSTIVFLVRKGNPKGIKDWGDLIKKDVSVITPNPKTSGGARWNFLAAWAYGLKSGGSEAKAQEYVKELFKHVPILDTGARGSTITFVNNGQGDVLLAWENEAFLALKEDGGADKFDIVVPSLSILAEPPVAVVDKNAEKKGNTEIATEYLKHLYSPAGQEIAAKNFYRPRDAKVAAKYAQQFPKLDLVTIDKDFGGWKTAQPKFFNDGGVFDQIYTAQ
- the cysT gene encoding sulfate ABC transporter permease subunit CysT, producing the protein MSRRISPVIPGFGLTLGYTVVYLSLIVLIPLAAMFVHAAQLTWDQFWNIISAPRVLAALKLSFSTALYAALINGVIGTLLAWVLVRYTFPGRKIIDAMIDLPFALPTAVAGIALTALYTPTGLVGQFAADLGFKIAYSPLGITLALTFVTLPFVVRTVQPVLADIPREIEEAAACLGAKPLQVFRYILVPALLPAWLTGFALAFARGVGEYGSVIFIAGNMPMKTEILPLLIMVKLDQYDYRGATSIGVLMLVVSFVLLLLINLLQRRIERP